One window of the Rufibacter radiotolerans genome contains the following:
- a CDS encoding response regulator transcription factor → MHILIVEDETSLATELMHFLAQEHYQCDWASNGREASEKIAVNRYDFILLDLGLPDSDGLDLLQEIKAVDNDPAIIILTARGALEDRIKGLGLGADDYLAKPFSLLELEARMQAVLRRKFKLTSSSVAFHGFEMDSSARRVTFGPQEISLTKKEFDLLHYLLLHKNRILTRLQLTEHIWGNILEDDYDSNYIDVHIKNVRKKLSTHASTDWLETVRGVGYRLTI, encoded by the coding sequence ATGCATATATTGATAGTGGAGGATGAGACCAGTTTAGCCACTGAGCTAATGCATTTTCTGGCGCAGGAACATTACCAATGTGACTGGGCCTCTAACGGCCGCGAAGCCTCAGAGAAAATTGCCGTAAACCGCTATGATTTCATCTTACTGGACCTGGGACTGCCAGATTCTGACGGCCTTGACCTGCTCCAGGAGATAAAGGCGGTAGACAATGACCCGGCCATCATCATCTTAACTGCCCGGGGCGCCTTGGAAGACCGCATTAAAGGCCTGGGCCTGGGGGCCGATGATTACCTGGCCAAGCCCTTCTCACTGCTAGAACTGGAGGCCCGCATGCAGGCCGTGCTCCGGCGCAAGTTCAAGCTCACCTCCTCTTCGGTGGCGTTCCATGGGTTTGAGATGGACAGCAGCGCCCGCCGTGTGACCTTCGGTCCGCAGGAAATCTCGCTTACCAAAAAGGAGTTTGACCTGCTGCATTACCTGTTGCTGCACAAAAACCGTATTCTTACGCGCCTGCAACTCACGGAGCATATTTGGGGCAACATTCTGGAAGATGACTATGACTCCAACTACATAGACGTGCACATCAAAAACGTGCGCAAGAAACTATCTACCCACGCCTCTACAGACTGGCTGGAAACCGTGCGCGGCGTAGGATATCGGTTAACTATTTAA